The genomic segment ACGTCGATCAACTCCGCTCCGTCTTTCTTTCATCGGATTACCTGCCTGGCTGTTAAAATTAGGTACATTCTAACTACTAACTATGGAACAAGGCAACTACTTGATTTGGGCACTCTGTCTGGTACGAAGTTAGAAATAGGGATAAGTAATAAAAATACTAGGTTGCTTAGGAATAACTGGCACGCTCTTTATAAAGTATGTGAATTAGTGGCTAAAGTAAGCACTAATCCCTAAAAAATGGTCTTCTTATTGGAAAGAGACTTGAGTGCCCGGGACTGGAGTTGAACCAGCACGTCCATAAGGACACTAGACCCTGAACCTAGCGCGTCTACCAATTCCGCCACCCGGGCGGTGGGTCTATCCACATATTTAAAAGAGAACCGCGCAACTGCGTCGAGCTTAAGGATGGATAGTTTCCCCTGTCAAGGGGATTAAACTTGAAGCATCCTAAATAAAAATTCTAAATTAATCATCCGGAGGTCGAGTGGAAAAACGTGTTATCGCAACCAATCGCAAGGCTCGCCACCAGTACCATATCTTGGAAACCTACGAGGCCGGTCTGGCGTTGTTGGGCACCGAGGTGAAAGCGTTGCGGGAAGCCAGGGTGAACCTGTCCGATGGGTACGCCCGCTTTCGTGATCGCGAACTGTACCTGGTAAATGTCCATATCGGTGCTTATTCCCATGCGGGCTACGAGGGACACGACAATTTGCGGGAGCGAAAGCTGCTGCTGAGTCGCCGGGAGCTGGGCCGGCTGCACAAAGCGGCTGAAATCAAGGGGCAAACCCTGATCCCGTTGTCAATCTATTTTCGGGAGGGCTGGGCCAAAGTAGAGCTGGCTGTCTGCCGTGGTAAGCAGCTGCATGATAAGCGTCGTGATATTGCTGAGCGAGACATGAAACGGCAGATTGAACGGGCTGTCAGACCCCATCGGATAGGTCGTTAGCGGATGAGATTTCCTTCGGTCAGCGAACAGATGGAGCTGCTAAAGCGGGGTGTGGAGCGCATCATTCCCGAAGAAGAACTGGTTCAGAAACTGGAGGAGTCGCGCAAATCGGGGCATCCTTTGAAGGTGAAGCTGGGTTGTGATCCCAGCCGCCCGGACCTGCACCTGGGCCATGCCGTGGTTCTGCGCAAGCTGCGGCACTTTCAGGACCTGGGACACGAGGCAATTCTGGTTGTTGGCGACTTCACTGCCATGATTGGCGATCCCACCGGTCGTAGTAAGACTCGTCCACCACTCTCCTTGGAGGAGACCCGGGAAAACGGCCAGAGCTACTACGAACAGGCCACCCTGGTGCTCAGTAAGGAGCGCCT from the Candidatus Neomarinimicrobiota bacterium genome contains:
- the smpB gene encoding SsrA-binding protein SmpB, with the protein product MEKRVIATNRKARHQYHILETYEAGLALLGTEVKALREARVNLSDGYARFRDRELYLVNVHIGAYSHAGYEGHDNLRERKLLLSRRELGRLHKAAEIKGQTLIPLSIYFREGWAKVELAVCRGKQLHDKRRDIAERDMKRQIERAVRPHRIGR